Proteins encoded within one genomic window of Paramisgurnus dabryanus chromosome 11, PD_genome_1.1, whole genome shotgun sequence:
- the LOC135745313 gene encoding uncharacterized protein → MTSPRMKMEYPKQFFPLETTCQLCIGHPALAEAVLVTKKARIVSMMGLIDNISTYHRICPQCNMVYRYQEWKEGLHNFDNHIFLTLELCVFLRENVTNHVSVSRVVDSLEGLRGEKYPSRNIIFHAYCHFEALTDTEYIYSCVNCGFYPPVVVMDLHRKGVFKLAVSDLKAPPDDYNGEHDIDSFWNSVHLAMISQGFFQNE, encoded by the exons ATGACATCACCAAGAATGAAAATGGAATACCCAAAACAGTTCTTTCCTCTTGAGACAACATGCCAGTTATGCATTGGACATCCTGCACTTGCAGAGGCAGTACTAGTGACTAAAAAGGCTAGGATTGTCAGCATGATGGGCTTGATAGACA ACATTTCAACATACCACAGGATATGTCCACAGTGCAACATGGTGTATAGGTACCAGGAGTGGAAAGAAGGTCTTCACAACTTTGACAACCACATTTTTCTCACCCTTGAACTTTGTGTGTTCCTCAGAGAAAATGTTACA AACCATGTGTCTGTATCAAGAGTTGTGGATTCATTGGAGGGGTTAAGAGGAGAGAAGTACCCATCCAGGAATATCATTTTCCATGCCTATTGCCACTTTGAGGCTTTGACTGACACTGAGTATATTTACTCCTGTGTCAATTGTGGTTTTTACCCACCTGTGGTAGTCATGGACTTACACAGAAAAGGGGTTTTTAAGCTGGCAG TCAGTGATCTCAAGGCACCTCCTGATGACTACAACGGTGAACATGACATTGACAGTTTTTGGAATTCTGTTCATCTTGCAATGATAAGTCAAGGTTTTTTCCAAAATGAGTAA
- the LOC135718078 gene encoding uncharacterized protein yields the protein VGSANPFTVSPSYEHWAPWIGSETRRSGTVLNTEFKKVPTCSSSTEAQLSSVTEDHLIDELAKQKVMLPVVRKLCKACNIDTKGSRLDLITRLKENMKSRQTYHKVFQSIWGASGGWSVILCQHGIAYSIKFNLRAESPRDFAHLLLSWKHFPNVCVYDFARGLATQTNLLVPDSMPFQPYEGRLSEPTEENVKAAMDGQLQVSLPWLHERVHCEKENAHPVTGSTEHYVLLYDRFHDVTA from the exons GTAGGCAGTGCAAACCCTTTCACTGTCAGCCCAAGCTATGAACACTGGGCACCCTGGATTGGGAGTGAAACGCGTCGAAGTGGCACTGTTCTTAACACAGAGTTCAAAAAAGTGCCAACATGCTCTTCTTCAACTGAAGCACAGCTGAGCAGTGTTACGGAGGACCATCTGATTGATGAGCTGGCAAAACAAAAGGTAATGTTGCCTG TTGTGAGAAAATTGTGCAAAGCCTGCAACATCGACACCAAGGGCTCCCGCCTTGATCTCATAACAAGATTAAAGGAGAACATGAAGAGCAGGCAAACTTACCACAAGGTCTTTCAAAGCATATGGGGTGCATCTG GTGGATGGTCTGTAATACTTTGCCAACATGGCATTGCATACAGCATCAAATTTAACCTGCGTGCAGAAAGTCCCAGGGACTTTGCTCACCTTCTGCTTTCCTGGAAGCACTTCCCAAATGTCTGTGTGTATGATTTTGCAAGAGGTTTGGCCACACAAACTAATTTGCTGGTTCCTGATTCAATGCCTTTCCAGCCTTATGAGGGCAGACTCTCTGAACCCACAGAAGAGAATGTTAAAGCTGCCATGGATGGACAATTACAGGTTTCACTGCCATGGCTACATGAAAGGGTGCACTGTGAGAAGGAAAATGCTCATCCAGTCACTGGGTCTACTGAGCACTATGTGCTACTATATGATCGATTCCATGATGTCACGGCCTGA